A segment of the Lolium perenne isolate Kyuss_39 chromosome 3, Kyuss_2.0, whole genome shotgun sequence genome:
ACGACGTCGGTGTCGTTAACCCTTCTAACACACCTTGAACCACTAAGGAAACACCACTAGCTCTGAGAAATAccactgatttttttttttgtttgtggCCACCCCCATTGTATGGGACTAAGCGCCGATGAATCAAAACTACCTGATACACTACCCAATACATTTAGCTAACCAGATCATGAACAAGACCACACAATCCTATAGCTAGTGGCTAAGCAAACATTGTCGCGGCAGGGGGGATGCAAAAGGGACTTATTCCACCAATGAATTGCTGCCGATCTAGCATGGCCACTAAGGCACACACAAATGAATACCTACAGCGATGAAAGAGAGGGAAAGGGGAACACAAGTATTGCTAGAGTACTCCCTTTGTTGACAATTAGTTTGTGTTTTGAGTTTAGTCAAATCTATACTATCAGAATCGCCATAAGCCAAAACATGAAGTAAATAAAAACAAAGGGAGTAATGTGAGCAAACACGAGCCAACTTTGATGTGGGAGGAGAAAGCAAAATAATCGTTAATTCTGCTCTTACAAACAACATCCATGCATTTAATGTGCATTAAAACCGCATAAATGAAAATTAAAATTAAAAATCCCGGCAGCATATCTACCCTTAGGTTTGGTCCATGGTGTAGTATGTGTTTTGCCTTCCTAATCACTTGTCGCCGTTTCTCACATGCCCTTCTTAAATTTAGACCGTAATAATAGATTCCTTTAGGTGAATGACATGGCAAAAACGGTAGCAGGTCGTGTCACCCACTTTCATCAAGCTAACTTTGATGAAGAGCCATATCGAAAACGAAAAGAAGTTCAAAGAGTCCTActtagaaagaaaaaaaaatcaagtTCAGGCTTTCGATGCAGTTTTCATTTGCCCGGTAACCAAACATGGACCTTTTGTGATAGTAGCTTGCAAATACTCAAAGATCATAGATCGGACGACAATGTTGGGATTGGCGGGAGCATGACGCTTAAAGATGCCGCGAGAGTAgacttgtttttcttttttcatgGCTATGGACACGTGGACTTGCTAACAAATTCCTTCTTACCAAATGTATATAGGCAAAGATGAAAAGTTGCCTCATTACGAAAAACAAGATACTCACAGTATAAGCGATATAACCAGCATCCCCGTACCTACTGAATCTGTGTCATATAGGGTGTACAATTGGCACGCATTGTATGAATACTGGTTAAGTTAACATATGAGTGTTTAAAAAGCAATACTGTTTAAGAAAACAAATGGGACCCAACTTTACCAATTTAAGCGTAGGTGATGGGGACTGCTGCGATGTACCTTCAGGTACGTCAGAGAGTATTCTTCTAGGTTCTCACTGTCTAGTAGTGATCAGTGTTCTTCTCAGGTCACCCTGTCTAGTGATTAGTGACTAATTAACTTGTGATTTGCAAAGCTTCGGCATCTTCCGAGTACTTCCTCCTGCTGCTGCTAGTCTAAATACAACAGCATATTTTGACCATCTTCCCGGTATTCTTTTACTCCTCTATGCTGTCAAGGAAAAAATAGTATTACACTAGTATTGTAATAAGAAAGATGATGCTATCCTCAGAATATCCAGCGACCATTCTGCATACGGCTGTTAATCCAAGAGGTTGCTTGGATGAAATCAAGTGAATTTTATTTTTGTTCGGGGTCAAACAGTGTTGGATTCTGCTAGAAATTTTCCGACTGACTGGATGCTAAACAAACCTCGGGCAGGGGCTGCAACAGGTCACCCAGCGGTCGCAACAAGACTGCACGTGAAAATGATAGTCAGCGAGAACTCGTCTGGTCTTTTGAAAATGTCCACCTCGAAGCTTCTCCGAAGAAAAAACAAATTGACTAGTACTTTTTTTTTAGCAGGAATTGTTCCTAGACAAGCAAGGTGACAAGTCAAGCTGATTGGTCCACCAGGCAATGTAGTAGCAGCTGTATCCAGGATACTGGAAGCGCCAGTGGCGGTTAGAACCCCAGAATATATGCACCAACCCAATCTGGTCAAAAGGAAAATTCAGCAACGTGTAAGGTTCAATATAAAGAGATGTATGTTTTGTACCACAAATTGACTTCTAGTGACTGTAGAGGACCAACATACAACAATGTCAAAGGATGAGCGTGAGACCTTAAAATAAGATGACCCGGAATGATAAGCATCAGACAATATTATCATCCTGTTTTCTTCTGCTTGAGACGGATAGAAAACGAGTCAATATCAGATAAGTATTTGGTCAAACCAACCGTGACAACAAGACCAACATATAACATGGTGGCATGAATAAACACAAAGGTTCTCAGCAATAGAGAAGAAACCCATCCTTCAGATTAGGCCCTGACTAGTACTTTCTTTGAAGCAACAAATGTTGATGTACAAGCCGACAGTAGAAGATGATTGGCCCAGGAGATGATAGCTCATGTGTCATCCAGGAATGGAGGCATCATTGGAACCGCTGAATCTAGATGGCATAGGCAGTATGTGTAGATGACCACATACAAGTACAACAATGTCAACTTGTCCAAGAATTAATATGTCAACATTCAAATAAGATGACACATGCATGAATAATAAGCATCAAAGTGACAATAAGACCGGGTTTATGTTCTGcttgagatagaaagaaaaaatGCGATATATATCAGATGAATCTTCTGTCGAACTAACAGCAACATCAGGACCAATGCATATCATGGTCGCATGTATTAACCCAGAGAAAGTTCTCAACAATAGATTTCTATCCATACTTCTTATAAGCAAGAAATCCTGACAACAGGCTGACAAGTAAAGCTGATTGGTCCAGGACAGAATCGGTGTGTCATCATGGGAACCACAGAATCAAGCAACACAACATTCAACAAAAAAAAGATGTATGTTCAGTACACCAATTTGACTTGTGGAAGGATGCATACAACAATGTACACATGATCATGTCAACCTTCAAACAAGATAACATATGCATGAAAGATAAGCAGCAGCACATTCTGGTGGCATTATTCTTTTTTAACTTGGGACAGATGGAATACACGCTGATATCAGATGAATACTTTTGGTCAAACTAACCATGACAAGTGGGCAGCTGTATAACACTGACATAGATAAATCCAAATAATTTCTTCAATAATAGATACGCAATCCATCCTTCGGATCAGAACATTTGGACCACAGGTTTAACAACTAGTACGATACATAATTAGTAGAAATGTATGCGTAGAATCGATGTCTGGAACTGAACAAATAATGGATCCCCAGAAATGCCTGCAAGCACCAGTTCTTCACAGGAACGGGGGGAGAATCACCCACCGGCGAGGATACTTGGGCCGTCCATCCTTCCCGTCGAACAGCTGCACAAGAAACAACGTCAGTAAACTAAAGGTGTGCGATTTTGTGACGGTACTGCTCAGTAACGCGGTGTGCAAAGAGGAATAAGGTACACTTGCCTTCCTGAGACGGCTGTGCTTCCCGAGCGCCCAGTTGGTCATGATGGCCGCAGCGACGGCGAGGAAGACGTAACCGGCCACGGTCTGCGTGGCGATGTTGAAGCCCAGCCACTGGTAGATCTCCGTAGTGTAGTTCGCACATGTCACGATGTTGAACAAGAAACCACGTGGGATCTGATAACCACCGCTGCCGGTCGGGCTGCGGAGGTTCCTCAGCAGGATATGGCAGTAGAAGTTTGCGATCTGGCACACGATCCCAATGCCAAACCCAATCTTCATTTGTAGATCACTCACAGGAGTGTAAAGAGGGTGGTTGCAGTAGTAAGCAATGTAGGCCCCGAAGGTCCAGTAGTAGGCGCAGTTCCGGAAGACATTTGACACCGGAGAAGTTGCATGGCTGAAGCGGTGGACAAAGAACGTCTCCATGATCCGCTTGAAGTAGTGGAAGCAGAAGTAGTACATGGCGTAGGTCTGGACAGGATGGATGACCCGCTCTCCCTCATATCCAAAGTACTTATATACGGGGAGGTAGTAGAAGATGGGGTAGATGAAAAGAGGGCCCACATATTCCCAGAAGAACAGTGTGCTGTAGTAGACCTGCGGGCCTAAATCTTTGAAGACCACGGTAAGGGACCCGGAACCCTTCTCACAGTAATCCGATAGGCTGGCCTTTTGGTTGAGTACAACTGGCTTTCCAGATTTTCCAGGTTGTACAGGGAGGGTGAGCCGTTGCCTAGCGGGATAATACTTCTTAGCTGCATGGCATAGACGCAAGGTAATTAGCAACCTATGCATCATAAAAAAAAACATGTCTTCTTCATAGAAAGAAAAGCATAAAGCAATACATGATGAAATGTGCAATTTTAGTCCATTCATAATTCACCCACAGAAATCAACCAGAGAAGTGAGTTTCATGTGGTAGGGAAGATCAAACAATAATACTGACCTCAACATTAGCAACTACTGATGGTGCCAGCTCAAAATCAGAACAACATTAGTATGCACCAAGCAGACCATACTACACTTAGTTTTGCAGTAAAATAAACATATTAGTCTTGTACTGATCACTGCATATATTTAGAAGTAATACTTGAGGCCAATGTCCAAACATGGGGATACATATGGAAACAAAAAAATAAATTAAACTACAAGTGGAAAGGGTACAATATTCACCACGACCAAGATCAGATTTTCTTTGGAAGAGTTCCACTCGAGTGGAGCTATTTATATTTTAAGTTTCTACTAATATACATTTGACCAAGATCAGGGAGTGGATTATCACTATGTTTCATGTCATTTGTTTTCAAATTGAGAACGCAATAACATCAGATCAATATTATTCTATTCTTCAGCTCAAGTCCAGATTGGTGGCACTTCATACATTTAAACAGTACTACTGCATCACCATATTTGTGGTGATCTGTCTCCCAACACAATCACATGGCAGTAGATGTGCTTTAATGGTCCAACATGAGTAATAAATGTTTGTGACCATCACTTCAGGATAAGATGATGCCAAGTTAATAAGGTAACATGGCAGCTCTGAGTTAAGATAATGCCTACTACAAACTTGGCATTAAATATCATAGGTACATAATGTAGGATTCTTGATACCAGCAAAAACAATACGAATTCAAGCAGCAAAGTGTGCTTTGCTCACTAACAGTACTCCACTAGTGTCCCTAGCAAGTTTAGAAAAAGATTCTAGGCACAGTGATAAATGGCTGACATAAGCACACAAGGGATAGGAAAATCAGCTTCGTGGTTCAATGCTCAAAATCATAAAAAGGGAGAAAGATAAAAAAACAGGGTTATGGGGAAACACCTAAAGAAAACTAAGTTGCTTCAGGGACCATTAAACTTTCTCCATCAGGCAAAGATAAGACCAGCTCAAACAAGCTTGGCCAACAGAAAATGAAAGCAAATGCAGACCATAAAAAACATACTTCCAGTTTCACAGAGCCGCAAGGAAGAACGTTATACATAATACACAGTTGCAGCATAAACATACACATGTACTAGAAGACAGACCTACTGCATCTTTTGTACTTCTGGTATTAAATGTAAGCACAGTTGCAGTTTCAGATTAAGTAGCTTCCTACAGAGTATCGATAAACATTATTATCTTAAGGCAGCCAACTTATTTTCTTTTTTGCAGGGAGCCAAAGCATTTTCACCGTCTTCTAGCATGCAGTTGAAAACTGATGAAGTATCCCCCTAACCCAATTTCCAAATAATAACCACCCCTGTTTCGTGCTCCCATTCAGTTATCCTTATCTAAGTACTCATTCTCCGGTAATAGCAAAGCGTGTGATTGGAAGAAGAGGGATACTCCTAAAACGAGCGCATGTTTGTATTTCAATAGAACACTCTCACAAAACATGCTAATGAATCGATGTGGACGGTAAACTCCCTCCTACTGGAACAAGAAACTGCTAACACGTGCAGCATAATCACACTCAGTGCTAAAAGACAGACTTGATGCATAGACGGTGCTTCCTGTATTAACTGAAACCACGGTTGCAATTTCATATTAAGTAGGTTCAGATAGAACATGGAGGAACATTATCTTGCGGCACCATACTTATTTTCTTTTTAACTGCATCAAGCGATTAGTGTTTTTTGAAGATGCAGTTGAAGTTTTACGAGATGTCCCCAGACCAACTCCCAAGCACGACCCACCCATGTCACACAAATTATCCTTGTCCAGGTCCTCCTTACCTGGAAATCGCAGAGGGTGTGACTGCAATAACAGAAATCCTCATAAAGAGTGTGTGTTTGCTTTACTCCCCTTGAAACATAAAGTCTGTGAGCGAACCGATGCGGACGGCTAACTCCCTCCTACCCCAAACAGGAAGAGCATAACAACCCGTAGCGAGCCACAGCATGTTTTACAGTACTTTTGTAACACGCGGTTCAAATACTCTGATGAAATACCACCGAAAGCAATTTCCGTCCGATCTTTGTATCCTTATCTACTCCTGAAACCAGGAAGTATGTGTGTGGTTGCAACTGCAGAAAACACTCGTAAAGAGCGTGTGCTTGCAATTCTTGTTTGAAGAAAAGCTTGTGAGCGACCCGATGTGGACGGCCAACTCCCTGCTACCTGGGACAAGAAATTCCTAACAGCCTGACCCGTAGCAACCAACCAACCAACCACAAGGGGTATCCCTACCACAAGAGGTCAACCGTACCAAGCAAGAGGAGAGCAAAACAGTGAACTAGAGCACATTCATTGCACGTGAAGCAGTAGTTATTACTTGGTTTAAACCAACCCAAAGCAGCGGCCCGAATGAGCTCGCGGATCGTGTGGTTCGCACTAGTAATTGAGCTTCAGGTCGCTGCTAATTGTATTGTATTGTATCCCGGCAGATTCGAACTGAAATCTACTAGACTAGTCGTGACAGAGTTTGAGGAGGGAGGGACGTACTCTTGGCGTGGATGGCCTCATGCAGATCCGCGACCTTGGCCtgcgaaagaaagaaagaaagacgaATCAGCTGGAGCTGAAACCTGGGGCGGGCGAGATCTTAAACCCACGGAAGGAAGGATCGAGGAGGAGCAAAGGAGGGAAGGAGGAGCACGTACGTCGTCGCTGAGCTGGATTCCTCCCTTGACGACCTCGCGGCCGCTCCGGGAGACGACGGAGACCTTCATCTTCCTTCCTTGTTCCGCCGGCGTCCTCTGTCCCGCAGCTGTGTGTCTGACGAAGAGGTGGAGACGGAGTGAGGTACAGAAGAAGGGGGAGCTGGGCTGGCTTATTTGAGAGAGGTGGGGTGGGGTGGGTCGGGCCGGTGGGGGGCGTTGGGCGGACCCCGCACGATTTATGTGGGCGTttaagcaggaggaggaggaggatacaACCTCAACCTCTTGACCTGGACCTGGACCTGGTTCATGGATTGGACCCGAGTCAGGACTCTGTTTTTGACCCGAGTCAGGACTCTGTCACTGCCCAGCCCCGTGCAGCCAGCCTATCACGGGGGGCGGCTCTGCCTGCCCATCTGGCGTTGATACAGTTGGTTTTAGGGTTCGAGAAGTTAGGGTTCCTTGCGTCTAGATCCTGATGGCGCTTTCTACCGATGGAGCGCGTATAGTGAAGAAGGAGGATGGTGATGAAGCGTTCGCTAGGGCGTTGAACAACCTTGATTTGAAGGAAGGAGAACTCGATGATGTGTTCATCGGTGAGAAAGATCTAGCTAATATGAGGAAGGAGGAGTGATGGATGGATGGCAGTGGTTCCAGTTCACACGCGGAAGGGGACCAGTGTCGAGGCATTGTTCCAGGCACTGAACTACGTGTAGGATTTAGCTGTTGAACCGGAGGTACCGGGAGGTGCATGACAATATGTGGGCTTTGGGCAGACCGAGGCTGCAGGATTTATGTGGTTATTTAAGGAGGAGGATACAGCATCTCGGCGTGGACTCGGTTCATGGATCTGATCTCGGCACCTTTGATTTGCGTTGGTCTCCTAGGCCTGAACTCCGTCACAACCTCGAGCTTCCTATGATGTGACCTGTCAAGACCAAAAATGTTCGAGCTCGTAGCTGCACCATGATGTTCATCTGACTTGCTATCCACCCACCCAAAAAAACATAATATGTTTGAGAGTAAATTGCGACGTAAACGGTCACTTTCTATCCGTTTGCTTCataccgctggagatgcccttagccgcAGTGTGATGTTCATTTCATGGTACATGTGATCTGAATTGATACCCGCCCACCCAAGAAAAAAAGAGAGAACGTAACTTAACCTATTCTGGAGTAAAATGGAGAAAAAACACCGCGGTTTAGGTCAACTCGTTGAACACCCACTAGAATTAATGCATcacaactggtggtttttctcctAAAGTGTTGTTAACATTGCATGAATTATGGTGGATTTCCACAATTTACTCCGTGTTCTGAATCTGTTAGCTCAAGAAAAGCAAAGGTTCGGTATCCAAGTCGGATGCGCCGACTCAATGTGTGTGGCTACAATGGTGCTTGCTACTAGGAAAGTGCAGGTCTAGTACACAAATTCTTTAAACCCATGCCTAGTACTGGCCACTAACTCTAAaagaacaaatagctgacatggCCCACCGCCAGCCTCTAGCGTCTTTACATGAATGGCAAGGTCGTCGCAAAAAAGCTATTTTACATGATTAGTGGTTCGACGAAGAGAAATAAATGACGGAACATATTTATTTTCTTAGAGGTGTATCCATTTATTTTCTTAGACAAACGAGAGTGGAGCTAAACCATGCATCCACACACTCTTAGGATTTGTTCGGTTAATCAACTCCTCAATTGGATTGGACTGAATTGCGGTGAATTTGAGGTATCTTGACTTAAAAGAGATTTTTTTTTGACCTTAATCCATGTCAATCAACTCTACCAAGCAAACCAAACAAGGTCTTAGCAATGGTTGGCCTGTCTTTAGTCGAAACCAGGGTTTGCACAATTGCACGTGTCATTGATATTTTCTATTTATGTCGATGTTATTGTGTACGTACTGCTAATTAGGAGGTCTAGCatcctctttttttcttttttagatAGGATGCGCGGTTTGCCGATCGAGTTGCGTGGAAGTTAATTGTTAGAAATACGACGTTCATTTCCCCCCTTCCCCCTCTCACTCGTCTACGGTACCTGAGAGCCACCTCGTCGGTGCCGGGCCGATCCGAAGCTCATCTCGCCGGCATTGCCGGTGGAGATGGGTGGAGGAGAGGCGCCGGGGTAGTTAGCTTAGCTAGGGTTAGCGGTTGTTTGCCGGTAGGGGGCTCTATGCCCAGTAGTGGAGGCGAAGGTCGAGATCTGGCCGCCTGGATCTTGG
Coding sequences within it:
- the LOC127340592 gene encoding very-long-chain enoyl-CoA reductase; the protein is MKVSVVSRSGREVVKGGIQLSDDAKVADLHEAIHAKTKKYYPARQRLTLPVQPGKSGKPVVLNQKASLSDYCEKGSGSLTVVFKDLGPQVYYSTLFFWEYVGPLFIYPIFYYLPVYKYFGYEGERVIHPVQTYAMYYFCFHYFKRIMETFFVHRFSHATSPVSNVFRNCAYYWTFGAYIAYYCNHPLYTPVSDLQMKIGFGIGIVCQIANFYCHILLRNLRSPTGSGGYQIPRGFLFNIVTCANYTTEIYQWLGFNIATQTVAGYVFLAVAAAIMTNWALGKHSRLRKLFDGKDGRPKYPRRWVILPPFL